DNA sequence from the Papio anubis isolate 15944 chromosome 7, Panubis1.0, whole genome shotgun sequence genome:
CAGCTCCCTGCGCTGCTGCTTCCTGAGGTCCATCATCTTGACAGCCACCTGGCGGCCCGAGTGCTTCTCCCGGGCCAAACAGACGATGCCGGTGGAGCCCTCGCCAATCTTCACGTAGCTGTCCAGCAACAGCCGGGGGTCACCCTGGTCCACCACCATCCTgagtgcagccttgaactgctcaTGTGTCACAACACCTGTGTCCTCACCAGCCAGAGTGCCCTTGGCAACCGTGGGGTCCTGGGGCAGGTACAGGTTGCTGGTGCTGATCTGGGCGTGCCAGGTGCGAGGGGAACCTGCTGGGGAAGACCGGCCTGGAAGCAGGCCTGCGGTCGGGGCTGTGCGGAGGGACTTCTGGGGGCTGCTGGTATCCGAAGTGGTCAGAGGGCTGAAGGTCCCCACCGGCTGGTCCGAGGGCAAGGACTGGGCCTTGGCCACCAGGCTTGGAGGGTTGTCTTTCTGTGGCGGTCGGAAAGAGGAGTTGGGCTGCAGGGACAAAGCAACAGGAAGGGGCATGGCTGTGGGAGCATTTGGAATCACCTTCCCAGAGGCAGGGACTGGCCGCCGTGACCTCTGGACTCTGGCAGGGTCAGGCAGGGTGTCAGATCAAACTAGGGAGGTGCTCTGAGCAAAGATTTTCAGACGGAGCTGGAGCCCAGCCACAGTCCTGTGTGAGCAGCCCCCAGCAGGGCGCCAAGCTGGGCAGGCCCAAGACAGCTGCTTACACTCGCCCTACTGCACCTGGGAAGACAGAGAAGGCCACCTCCCCGCGGGGTCCTGTGCTGGGTATTTCTTCCTTGGCGATTGATAGCTAGACCCCAGGGAGGCTGCTGTAAGGCAAAATCTGCCTCTGTGCTAAGAGGCTGCTTGAAGAATCTGGGTCAGAGGCATTCTTCACTCCCAAGGCTCCTCCACTCTAGAACCCATGGGGGCAGAAGAGGCCTGGCAGTGGGGTGGGGAGCAGTGGGCAGCTGTGTCTCCACTCCCCGAACCAAGGCAGGGGAGCCACACCTGGGGCCCGATAGCCCTGCCTGTGCCTGCAGCAGGTAGTCTGTGAATCTGTGCTGGGAGGTTATGTCCCTGACAGAGGACCACAGAGGTATGTCACCATCTGGGGGGTCCTCGGGTGTCTCCCCTGGGCTGGGAATCTGGTGCCAGAGAGATCTGGAGTTAGGAGGGTAGGTCCAGCCAAACCCAAGCCTTGAGGCCGGGGAGGAGGAGATGTCTTAAAGACCCCATAAAGGAATCCTTCCACTTCCTCCTTGGCATGAAACTCCTAGCTAAGGAGCccccaggagggaggagaaggtAGGGGCCTATCCTCATGGGCTCtggcggggagggagggaagctggAGCCGAGGGGCAGCCTGGGCGCCCGGTGAGCCCTGCTCAGGCCCAGCCCTGGAAGCCTGTGAGGCTTCTTGCTTTTCTGAGCCCAAGCCCTCCTGGTCTCTCTGGCAGGAAAGGCGCCCGCCCATCTTTGGGTTCTCCCCAAGGAGCGGTGATATGCACCATGACCCCTCCCAGGGATTATGTGTTTTTAAAGGGCACCTGGAGAGGGATGCTTCAGGGGCTGCAGAGAAAGCCTTCTAGGAACTTCTGCAAACCCATCATGTAAGCCATTGTCTTAGGTGCCCAGTGGGTCCTGGTCCTGATCCCAGAGCTGAAACAACTTATAGGAAATCTCAAGCAGTAAGTTTGGGCTGGGATGCTTGCTCAGGGACCCCAAACCCCAAATCTAGGCCTTGGGCCCCACCAGAGTCTTTTCAATGTCTTTAGCAAccctcactcccttccttccccGACTCCCCACGGCTTCAGGGCTTCCACTCTCCAGTCAAGTCCCTGGCCTGCTTAGGGTAGAACACCTACTGGCCGACAGCCACGCTGGGGCAGACTTCTGCCACCCCCACACCTGCCTGCCCACCCGAGTGTGTGCTTGACCTTCACAGGAAAGAAGCTAGAAATTCTCCCAGGACTGCCTGGACTCACTCCATCCCTAGTGAGTGCATTTGGACAATAAACATTCTCCCATGTCGTCGCCAGCACCTGTCACCATCCAGTGTGACACTGTCACCATCCACTGTGTAGTGGAGCAGTGGGACCCCTGGACTGGGCTGTCAGGACCTGGGGCCTGGCCCTGGGCTGCTGTGCCCTGCAGTGAGCCTTAGGCGAGTCAtcttctctgagccccagtctCCGCTACGAGGCAGGGACACGCGCAGTGATGGGGGGAGCTAGATGAACTGCGGACTTCCCGCCTCACAGCCTGATTCAGTGGGGCTCTAGAGCAGAGACTCTGCATTTGAACAATGTCCCTGCGTCCTAGGAGGCTCATGGAACGTACTTTGAGAAGCTCTGCATGAGTGGGCAGTATGATCTTAGGGCCTCAGGGAGCCTCTGGGAGGGCTATGAGGGGGGTGGAGGGAGCATGGCCATGACTGAGGCTATGATGCCAGGTCCTGGGAACAGAGGTTCCATGAGACGTCACCAGGCAGGGACAGGGAGGGAAGTGGGGCAGGGCTCACTGCATCACACAGTCAACCTGTAGAAAGGCTCGGGGTGCTAAGGAGGCTGCCTGCTGGCCTGAGTGTGGACTTAACTCAGAAAAACATGCTCTCCAGGCACCCATCCGTGTGGGTCGGGGCAGAAGCTTGGGGACCACCTAAAGCTCCTCTTGAGGTGGCTCTGATGACCTCTCGTCCTGAAGCTCCTAAGTAAGGCTCTAAAATGAGATCATTCCCCTCCTGGCCTCCAGGGCCTCTGCCTGGGCCAGCTCTACTCTGAGGATGTGTGGGCCTGGGAGCGAGAGCCACGTGGACAGGCCGAGGTGGGAGTTCCTTCCCTGTCTCCACGGGCCAGGTccctgtgctgctgctgctgcgggTGCTGGCTGGGCTCAGGGCGGAGCCTGCGTCTGGAGACTGGCGGAGGGGTGGCCCAGCCAGGAGCCCAGCACCAGCAGAGTCTGGGACACAGGCTAGGGAGTCCCAGGAGCTTGCTCGGGCTTCAGCCTGGCAAGGTCGGGTCCCCAGTGTCCTTTCATTGGCTTCACTGCCTGTTCCACAGGGAGGGAGCTTTTATCAATGTAATCACAAGCAAGGATCAGATGGAACTTGTGAAGCCACAcaagaaagggaaagggggaCACGACAATGGAATTAATTAATTGTTAGGGGCTCTGGATTAATTCTGAAGTTACTCGTGACAGACCTCTTGGGAAGAAAGCCACTAGAAGAGTCATGCATACATTTACATCAATGCCTCATTTCCCGCCCTGAGCCATGGTTCTCCACTGTGGGCTCAGGGGGCTGTACTGTAAGTATCCTAAAGGGGAGAGGCCAtggcataatatttttaaaaataataaagccggcctggcatggtggctcaggtgcctgtaatcccagcactttgggaggccaaggcaggtggatcacttgaggtcaggagttcgagaccagcctggccaacgtggtgaaaccccatctctactaaaaatataaaaattagctgggtatggtggagcacgcctgtaatgccagctacttgggaggctgaggtgggaggatcacttgaacccaggaggtgggggttgcagtgagccaagaccgcgccactgcactccagcctgggcaacagagggagatgccatctcaaaTACTACTAATAAAgccatttattgagggcttaGCACTTTGACAAGTGCCTTCAATGCTgtatctcatgtaatcctcataacCCTGTGGGTTGTCTGGTTGTCCTGTAGGCACTGGAACCCACGGATGCCCATGACTGCTGACTCCCCTGCTGCAATCCCACTGGTGCCATGTATCCTTGACATATATTGGAGTACACAGTGGGTGCTTAACGAATGTTTGCCCTTCTGACTCTAAGTGGAACATGTCTAAACCCTGCAAGCTCCTAACAAACTGTCTTGCCTCTTTGGCCTCTGTGACCCCAAGCCGTGTCTTCCTGTTCTCTTTAGCTAGAGAGACTCCAGGCCTCCCTGCCTGGGGCTAGGTACAGGAGCCCCGGAGTCTATACTCAGACCCTCCTGCAGCCATGCCTGGCACACTGCATGGCCTCTGTCTATACCCAGGAGCCCCGGAGTCTATACTCAGACCCTCCTGcagccatgcctggctttttCATGGCCTCTGTCTGCCAGGGCGAGGTCTATACTCAGACCCTCCTGCAGCCATGCCTGGCACACTGCATGGCCTCTGTGGCCTAACTGCTGTTATGGAAGCTGCTGCGAGTGTCCAGAGTCAGCTCCAGTGCCAAGGGCTGCTGGCTTGATCTGGGAGCTCCTGGGGtaggtggtggaggaggaggagggggaaggctGATGCTCCCCATCTGTGTTATTGAATTTGCTTAAGGCAGTGGTTCTTAATGGGGGTGCTCAAGTGACATTCGGCAatatctggaggcattattaattATTCTAACCAGGGGTACCACCAGCTTttagtgagtagaggccagggaggCTGCTACAGTGCAAGGAGAGCGCACCACAAAGGATGGCCCGACCTGAGCGTCAGCAGTGCAGACACCGAGAAGCCCTGGCCCAGAGCAGCTCAGGGGGTCTCAGCCTTGCCATTGAGAGGTCTGGCTCCAGAGTAGCACTCTCAGAAGGTGTGTCTGAGTTGCCCAGAGGGAAACCACTGCCCTGGATTTGGAAGTATGGTGTTGTCGAGCTCAAGATAACTACCACCTGCTCCCACAAGCATGGGGGAGATTCCAGCACACCCCGCAGCAGTGGCCACGGTGAGTACTCAGTGCACTGTGCAGGGATGGACAGGCCTCCCCCATGCTGTGGAGAGCTGGCAGGAGCCCAGAAAGATGCAAATGAGTGCCCAGCCCAGTGTTGACAACCCCTTTCTCAAATCCCTAAGGCCTCCCAGCAGGACTCCTGAGACAGAGGGAGGTCAGGCTCCGATTCTCACCTTCCCAGCAGGGTGCACTGTCCTGATCTTACCTTAGTTTTCTGGCCAGGGGCACAGCCTTCCAGACACCCTGCAGCTCACAGATTCTCATGTTCCTCTCACAGGTACATCAAGCCACACCCCATGGGGATCCCAACCCACTGTCCTTTAACCTAGTAGGGGACTGGAGTGCACAAAGCCAAGACCTTTCTCTGAGTACCTCAGCTGGCAGGCAGTGACCGAGAAAGGTTGTAGTCCAGGCCATCCCCAAACCCACACCCTGTGCAGGCCACACTCACCCCACTGATGACAGGGGAGGACCCAGGCTTGTCTTAAGGCCCTcccaggagggaggggaggctCTATTACCCATGCCCCTGTCAGCAGTCGTTTCTTAGGCCTGCCTTCCACCCTCCCAGGAGGGAGCTAAAGAACAAGTGACTGCTGTGCTTGTAAAGCCTTCATATGCCAGAGTCATGAGCCAAGAGGGCCCGGGCTAGACAGGCAGCCCCAGAGTACTCCCCACCTTCCTTCTCTGACTCATTCTCCATCATGCCTGGGGTGTCTCACCCTCTCTCTGTCAGTCTCCTCCTCTGCCAAATGGGGAAGGAGGTTACTGTCACTATGGACAGGATGCTGGAGAGCCTGCAAGAAGTGAAAAGGTGCTCCACTCTGCCTGCCAAGAAATGTCACCACGGGGGCTCCCTTCACCTTTTCCTTTCTCACAAGAAAAATGCGCATCTGAAGCAGTCACGCATGCCACAAGTCGGCCTCCTGCTGCCCCCGGACAAGGCAAATCCGGCTTTTCCTATGGCCACACACTCGGGAACAAATAATGACAGAAATGGGAAACAACACAACTGccacagagaaaagaaggaaaggaagggagggaaggaggcggCCAGCCACCCTCCTCAGAGGAGAGGTTACCGTGCACGTTTCTGCCGCCTTAGGCGGAAGCAGTCCCGGGAGCCTCTTTGCAAGTCCTCCAAGGGGAAGGCCAGGCAGGGCCTGCGCACCTACACCCACTCCCCAGTGGACACCTGCAGACCAGGCTCCTGACTCACCTTGTTCTGTGGTGGAGGGCCTGGCTTGCTGCTGCTTGGAGGGGCCGTGGCAGCAGTGGACAGGAACATGCTTCGGAATAGCCTACGCTTCAGGCTGCTCTCCTGGGTCTTAGGGCTAGGGCTGCCTTCCCCACCTGGCCTGCCTGTGGCTGAGCCCACCAGGCAGGACTGTGGCCGGGCCTCCTCAGAGCCATGCTTGGCAGCCTTCATTCCACGCCTACCAGTGGTTGTAGGGGGTGAGGCTCCTGGTGGGGAGCTCTGCAGGCAAGCACCCAGCTGCAGACAGCGCTGTGAGGCACCCTGAAATTCGGCGGGGCCCAGGGACTGTGCCTTTGCAGCCAGCCCATTGGGCAGGACCCGTGGGCTCTGTGGCTCGGGCCACGGCATCTGCTTGTGGCCTGCTGGTGTGCCCCCGTTGCAGCTGAGGTAGAGGCCATGGGGGTCAGTGCGCTCAGACTGGGGACTCTGGAGGTACATGTCTGGGTCGGTGGCCCAGTGCTCATCCCCCAGCAGCCCCAGGGACTGTGCCCGCCGCCGGCTGGTGGGACTGCGGCCGCGCAGGGTGTTGGAGCTGATGACCGACAACTTCTGGATGTCGTTGAGCAGCCCCGAGATGTAGCCATCCACTGGCACCGCGCTGCCCCGCACCACTGTCTGTAGGGGGAAGAGAGAAGTATGTGGGAGCCGCCTGATTGTGGCAGGGAGGGGCAGCCGGGAGATCAGGGTCAAGAGAATGTCCTTGGAGGCCCTGGGGAGGACTGCCTAAAGACCTTCCCTGCTGTGTCGTCCACCCATTAAGTTTTCCATAATTGATCAGGGCCACTGTGGGTCCCACCTGTGCTGGATGCAGGGATGCGGGGAGAAGGCCCAGCATCGGCAGAGCAGATGGTGAGTGCCATGGGGCTGCATCCGGCATGCCCAGGGCTGTGGTCGGCTGGGCCAGGGAGCTGAGGCTCAGGGGGCGGGGCTCCATTCTCTAGCTCCACGGGTGGCTGGGAGAGAGGTGCCCAGCCCACTGAGGAAAAGAGACCAGGCCAGGGGGCTGCTCCACACACACTGGCGTCGTGGCCTCCAAACCCTGATAGGGCCCCTGATCCCAACTTCTGCCAGGCTCTTGGGTCTACTAGTCCTGACCCTCACAACTAAAATTCTCCTGGTCTGGGAGAGCCCTCGGTCCCTATGGGGCTGCAGGTCCAAATATTGAATGGGACATGTCCTAAAAGACTATTCGTTGTCATCTGAAATATCAATGCAATTGAGCATCTTACATTTTCATGTGCTGAATCTGGCAACCCCACCACCCTGCAGAGGGGGTCTTCCCAGGCTCCTTCACCCTGGCTTACCCAGGGAGAGAATGGCAGGCTGACAGGCAGGGAGTTAAAATGGCTGGTGAATTGATAGCTGTGAAGTAGGTGGTTCCTCCAGGGGCCTTTCTGaagtttagccaggcatggttgtctGTGCACTGGGAGAGGCTGAACCTCATCCCTGCCTGCCCCTCTTACCTTCATGGGCTGGAGCTGCACCCGTGTGATTCGCGAAGGGTCCACCACGGGCTTGGGGCGCCGCAGTGTGTCCAGGATGTTCTGCCATTGTGGGGGAAGGCCCACAAACTTGCCTTCTTTGGGGTCGAAGGAGGTGTGGACACGGTGCTGGAAGTTCTGTGGGGCTGAGATCTCAGGgcgtttcttctttttcttgcgGAACATGGTGCCTGTAAAGGTAGAGTCAGGTCGAGCTCCTGCAGGAAAGAGGGGTGGCTGCAGCAGGGCTGGGGCACCAGGCTCaggctccctcccctcccccagcaaaGCTCCCCTAGAAGCCTAGGGCTTCCCTCCACCTTCATCTCTGCTTCCTCAAGGAAATGGCTGGCTCCCAGCAGAACAGTCCCAGAAACAACAAAAGCGCCATAAATAAGCCAATGCAGACTATAAACAAGGAAAAGGTGTCTTCTTGTCTGTGCCAAGTCCCCTGCAAGCAGGCAGACTCGGGGTGTGTGTTTTGATAAAATCCAAAGCCCATTACAAGTATCATTCCACTGTCAACgaattttaaaaagggggaaagagggaggaaagttAGCAAGCTTGTTTTATGAAACGAGTATGACCTTGATTCTTAAAACCAGATAAGGAgagtacaagaaaggaaaatttgactCAATATCATTTAGGAACATAACTATGAAAATCTTAAACAAAACTGTCACATTGACTCCAACAGtatattaaagttatttttttgttggctttttgttttttttattacaaCTCAGCTTTGTCCCAGGATGGCTGAACCTGTTAATATGATACATTAATAAAAAACCAACCAGCTGATCACAGACATGCCGCCTGGGCTGGGAGTATTATGCATCAGGGAGCCCCCAAAGGGCCTTCACGATTACCAGGTGCTTTACCTCAATTCCAGAAAGGCCTTGAGCCAAGAGGATAGCCTGGGGTGGGTGAGGAGCAGCTAACTTAGGGGTAAAGCTCCCCAGAGAAGGCAGAGAGCACCACCTCCCCTTGACACTCCTCTCTGGTGTTGGAGCTCTATGTAAAACATCacctgggccgggcatggtggctcatgcctgtaatcctagcactttgggaggccgaggcaggtggatcacctgaggtcagagtttgagaccagcctggccaacatggtgaaaacctctcttgactaaaaatacaaaaaaattagctgggcctggtggcatgtgcctgtagtcctagatacccatggggttgagggaggagaattgcttgaacccaggaggctgaggttgcagtgagccgatattgcacccctgcactccaggctgggcaacagagtgagactctgtctcaaaaatacaaacaaaacaaaaacacttaacCTGCAATCAAGCCTGTGTCCCGTGCCTTGCTGATTCTGGCTTTGCCTAAGGTCGTGCTGAGCTCCATCCACAGATGTGACACAGGCTTGCAATGGATAGTGTGGGTAGATCTGAGAGCGGGGAACTGGGggcctgggaaggggagggacaCTTCCAAAGGGCTGCTCTAGTTTTGCCTTCAGGGGAGCCCGGGACCTGGGATCACATGTTGATGGCAGACAGAGTCAGGGCTGCCACTTGAATGCTTTCGGATCTGAAGAGGCTCAAAACAGCTCACTGGGTTCTTATGTATCTGAAAAGGTCACTTCCAGGCTTCAAGAAACAAACTGAAACGTGATTCTTGAACTGAATGCTTAGATTACTCATCCACCCGAAGATCTGGAGTGCAGGGCCATCGTGTTCTCTTTCAGCTCCTCCTCTGGAAACAGCATTTTCCTAGTCATTTTGGCAGGTTCTGAAGGAGGTCGCAGACCTGGGAGGCAGCTGGCAGAAAAGCAGGGACCCTGGACAGCCAGTGGTTCCCCACTAGGAATTCACCGTGCATGACTCAATCAGAACCCACGTCACATCTCAGTGTCAGTCGTGCTGCTGGGTCTGAGGTTCGGGAGTCCACCAGACACTCCCTAGAGGCAGAGACCAAGCACTTTGCAACAAAATAAACTGTGTGAGTTGCAGGTGAGTTGTAGGGAGTCTCCCACTAATTTGGAGAGACTTTGAACAAGTTACCGAAATGATCTGAGCCAGTGGGGTTAATGAAACACAGCTCATAGGGTTTAGGGTGTGTGAAGTAAGCAGAGTCCCCATACATGATGGCTGTTTCTCTTGTGATGTCACCTCTCCTTGTATCCCTGGCTTGAAGGCCCTCCATACACTGGCACTTGGGCAGATACAAGTCTGGGAGTAACACCAAACGACTTTCTGCTTAGACTTACCAATCAAAGGGGTCATGCCTGATGTCAGGGGTCTGGGACCTGGGGACCTTGCCATATATACATCATGGCTTGGTAAAATTTGTCCTCCTCCCTTTTggcctttgcctttttttttttttttttttttttcctagaaggaGTCTTGCCGCCctctcgcccagactggagtgtagtggcatcatctggactcactgcaacctccatctcccaggttcaggtgattctcttgcctcagcctcctgaataactgagattacaggcacccaccaccatacctggctaatttttgtatttttagtatagacggatttcaccatgttggccaggctggtcttgaacttctgacctcaaatgatccacctgccttggcctcccaaagtgctgagattacagccttTGCCTTTTGCTACAGAAGAGTCTTTATTCAGCAGGTCTATTCCCCCAGTCTCTTGGACAGACCTGCTATCCCTGGATTAGTTGAGCTGCCTGTTGTGCCCTCCTCCCTAGCTCTGTGAAGTCTTCTGGAGGTGCAGGGACACAGACTGCAGCTGAAGAAGAGCTGGCGAATTCGTCCCCCACCACCCCCCCCagaacaccccccccccccaactcccctgcccctcccatgCACTCAGCTTTTGCTCTGGGGATGCACAGGGAGAGCATCTTTAGCAAATGGTCTCAGTGACTCTGGGGGCCTCTCCTGAGTCCACTCTAATAGCGAGCCATTCCGGAACAAGTTCTTCTCAGAGGCGGCAGGGAGGCTGGAGAAGAAAGGACAGCCCAGAGGCTGTCCCAGCGCCAGGAGTGGTGATGGTGAGGGTAGGAGTCGGCAGAAGCAATCAGCTGAGCTCAGGCTTTGGAGGCTAGGGAGTAGAGCTTTAGAAACCAGAGGCCATCACTTAGCTCTGGAAAATCAACCACCTAAAGGGAGGCTGCCAGGACTCATTTGAAATGTGAGGCCAACACTGCGTGGGACAACATGACTGTGTAAGTAGGAAATGCGGAAGAATCTACATAAAACTGGGATTAAGGGAGTGAATTTAAAAGGTCCTTGATTCaaggactatatatatataagtcaaaaagagatatatatatctttttgagatggagtcttgctctgttgcctaggctggagtgcagtgatctcgactcactgagaactcgcctcccgggttcaagagattctcctgcctcagcctctcgagtagctgggactacaggcatgcatctaCACACCCAGctctactttctgtatttttagtagagatggggttttaccatgttggccaggatggtcttgatctcttgaccttgtgatccactcacctgagcctcccaaagtgctgggattacaggcgtgagccaccgtgcctggcctcaaggtcaatattttaaaaaatcaactggaTTTCTACACACCAGtaacaacataaaatttatttttttttttttttttttaaattcttttttttgagacagagtctcactctgtcacccaggctggagtacagtggccggatctgcGGCTCACGgcagctccgcctccgggttcctgtcattctcccctgcctcagcctcccgaggtagctgggactgcaggcccgccacctcgccggctagtttttgtattttttagtagagagcggggtttcaccgtgccaggatggtctcgatctcctgacctaagtgatccaccggcctcccaaagtgctgggattacaggcttgagccaccgtgcccgacccaacataaaagaattttacaaagggccaggcgcggtggctcgtgcctgtaatcagagaactttgggagaccattCGGGCACGAATCACTGGGTCGGGAGAATCCCGAACCATcctaacaaatataaaatacaaaacgATGGCGGAGCCTGGTGGTAGTGCCTGTAGTCAGCTCAGAAATAATTAATGTTTGACCGAGCTTGCGAATAATGAATCATCTGCTACGCAACCTGGTGAAAGTGAactctgtctaagaaaaaaaatttttttaaaaagataccattttacattaaaaatacaaaatatctagaataaatctaacaaaaagaTATACAAAGTCCTTATattggaaaatacaaaacattattaaagatattaaagaaTGTTCATAGATTAGAAGATTCAATACTGTAAAAATGTCAATTATTCCCAAGTTAACCTGCAGATTTACTTAAATCTCAAACAAAATCCCAGCATATTTCCTTTGGTAGAAATtgataaactgattctaaaatgtatacagaaacataaagaactaggaatagccaagacaatcttaacaAACAAAATTGGAGGATTATACTAAATAGATACTAAGTTTATTATAAAGTTACAATCATCAATTTAGTATGGAATTGGCAAAAAGActgacaaatagaccaatggaacagaagagagaatccaAAAATAGA
Encoded proteins:
- the PAK6 gene encoding serine/threonine-protein kinase PAK 6 isoform X1, which produces MFRKKKKKRPEISAPQNFQHRVHTSFDPKEGKFVGLPPQWQNILDTLRRPKPVVDPSRITRVQLQPMKTVVRGSAVPVDGYISGLLNDIQKLSVISSNTLRGRSPTSRRRAQSLGLLGDEHWATDPDMYLQSPQSERTDPHGLYLSCNGGTPAGHKQMPWPEPQSPRVLPNGLAAKAQSLGPAEFQGASQRCLQLGACLQSSPPGASPPTTTGRRGMKAAKHGSEEARPQSCLVGSATGRPGGEGSPSPKTQESSLKRRLFRSMFLSTAATAPPSSSKPGPPPQNKPNSSFRPPQKDNPPSLVAKAQSLPSDQPVGTFSPLTTSDTSSPQKSLRTAPTAGLLPGRSSPAGSPRTWHAQISTSNLYLPQDPTVAKGTLAGEDTGVVTHEQFKAALRMVVDQGDPRLLLDSYVKIGEGSTGIVCLAREKHSGRQVAVKMMDLRKQQRRELLFNEVVIMRDYQHFNVVEMYKSYLVGEELWVLMEFLQGGALTDIVSQVRLNEEQIATVCEAVLQALAYLHAQGVIHRDIKSDSILLTLDGRVKLSDFGFCAQISKDVPKRKSLVGTPYWMAPEVISRSLYATEVDIWSLGIMVIEMVDGEPPYFSDSPVQAMKRLRDSPPPKLKNSHKVSPVLRDFLERMLVRDPQERATAQELLDHPFLLQTGLPECLVPLIQLYRKQTSTC
- the PAK6 gene encoding serine/threonine-protein kinase PAK 6 isoform X2 → MEPRPLSLSSLAQPTTALGMPDAAPWHSPSALPMLGLLPASLHPAQTVVRGSAVPVDGYISGLLNDIQKLSVISSNTLRGRSPTSRRRAQSLGLLGDEHWATDPDMYLQSPQSERTDPHGLYLSCNGGTPAGHKQMPWPEPQSPRVLPNGLAAKAQSLGPAEFQGASQRCLQLGACLQSSPPGASPPTTTGRRGMKAAKHGSEEARPQSCLVGSATGRPGGEGSPSPKTQESSLKRRLFRSMFLSTAATAPPSSSKPGPPPQNKPNSSFRPPQKDNPPSLVAKAQSLPSDQPVGTFSPLTTSDTSSPQKSLRTAPTAGLLPGRSSPAGSPRTWHAQISTSNLYLPQDPTVAKGTLAGEDTGVVTHEQFKAALRMVVDQGDPRLLLDSYVKIGEGSTGIVCLAREKHSGRQVAVKMMDLRKQQRRELLFNEVVIMRDYQHFNVVEMYKSYLVGEELWVLMEFLQGGALTDIVSQVRLNEEQIATVCEAVLQALAYLHAQGVIHRDIKSDSILLTLDGRVKLSDFGFCAQISKDVPKRKSLVGTPYWMAPEVISRSLYATEVDIWSLGIMVIEMVDGEPPYFSDSPVQAMKRLRDSPPPKLKNSHKVSPVLRDFLERMLVRDPQERATAQELLDHPFLLQTGLPECLVPLIQLYRKQTSTC